The Diadema setosum chromosome 4, eeDiaSeto1, whole genome shotgun sequence genome window below encodes:
- the LOC140227615 gene encoding uncharacterized protein, producing MENSKMKLSLAVCLCLVAYFSAYSASAPAKDTTVSLKFAALCEAYTETGCSSTVSETTPEMQELLYRADGAEFCKGSTTETLESACHVLYYVCSLDMRDVTECPPQRYRFRRQDEDSSNSTSSASDSTSDSTSVETSDTD from the exons ATGGAGAACAGCAAG ATGAAGCTCTCACTCGCCGTCTGCCTGTGCCTGGTGGCGTATTTCTCTGCGTATTCAGCGTCAG CACCCGCGAAGGACACGACCGTATCTCTGAAATTCGCCGCGCTGTGCGAGGCGTATACCGAGACGGGCTGTTCGTCGACTGTTTCCGAAACAACCCCAGAGATGCAGGAGCTGTTGTACAGGGCTGACGGAGCGGAGTTCTGCAAGGGTTCCACCACTGAAACTCTGGAGTCCGCCTGCCATGTGTTGTACTACGTTTGCAGTCTTGATATGCGTGACGTCACGGAGTGCCCCCCGCAGC GATACCGATTCCGACGTCAGGACGAAGATTCTTCGAACTCCACCTCGTCGGCGTCCGACTCGACGTCCGACTCGACGTCCGTAGAGACCTCCGACACCGACTAG